A part of Campylobacter concisus genomic DNA contains:
- a CDS encoding site-2 protease family protein, with the protein MGFIDNIDIVKVATIVISLIIAIVGHEIAHGYVAYKFGDNTAKNLGRLSINPIKHIDPVGTIIVPLVLYLSTGMMFGWAKPVPVNTYTVVRNGGYKAAIYVSLAGICYNVILGILSLFVLKALLNIETFEILLQFLFTLALLNLMLAIFNLYPIPPLDGFHALEYALRNFGFHALAEKLEGISRYGFVILIIILISPLKDTIFYPTRYVLDIASAFING; encoded by the coding sequence ATGGGCTTCATTGATAACATAGACATAGTCAAAGTCGCCACTATCGTCATCTCTTTAATAATCGCCATCGTCGGCCACGAGATCGCTCACGGATATGTCGCTTATAAATTTGGCGACAACACCGCAAAAAATCTTGGTAGGCTTAGCATAAATCCTATAAAACATATTGACCCAGTTGGCACCATCATCGTACCGCTGGTACTTTACCTAAGCACTGGTATGATGTTTGGCTGGGCAAAACCAGTGCCTGTAAATACCTACACAGTAGTGCGAAATGGCGGCTACAAAGCAGCTATCTACGTAAGTCTAGCTGGCATTTGCTACAACGTCATCCTAGGCATTTTGTCGCTTTTTGTGCTAAAGGCTTTATTAAATATAGAAACCTTTGAAATTTTACTTCAGTTTTTATTTACGCTTGCGCTTTTAAATTTGATGTTAGCCATCTTTAATCTCTATCCGATCCCGCCACTTGATGGCTTTCACGCGCTCGAGTATGCGCTTAGAAATTTTGGTTTTCACGCACTAGCTGAAAAGCTTGAGGGCATCTCGCGATATGGCTTTGTCATCCTTATCATCATCCTCATCTCGCCTTTAAAAGATACTATCTTTTATCCGACAAGATACGTTTTAGATATCGCAAGTGCATTTATAAACGGCTAA
- the lepB gene encoding signal peptidase I: MKKFFTKFYDFCSSWTGTVIIVLFVIFFIAQAFVIPSGSMKNTLLVGDFLFAKKFVYGIPTPRIPWLEVKILPELNNNGHLITGDGPARGDIVVFRYPKDEKTHFVKRCFATSEDEIVFTEKALYLRPKEGDDFIKANCRENLNGKESKFGYSCSDIAELDGKLFIKEPYRFSGIHYDENVNLFEQMIFMLNTNKDSVFMKPVLIGSLPQNPNFNLNAFYVKVPKDEYFMIGDNRDHSNDSRFWGSVAYKDIVGQPWFIYFSWDSNYNVRWERIGRFVDTIENDEFFTNKALKEGEVDGLH; the protein is encoded by the coding sequence ATGAAAAAATTTTTTACTAAATTTTATGACTTTTGCTCGAGCTGGACAGGCACTGTCATCATCGTGCTTTTTGTTATATTTTTCATAGCTCAAGCCTTTGTTATCCCGTCTGGTTCGATGAAAAATACGCTTTTGGTTGGTGATTTTTTATTTGCAAAAAAATTTGTTTATGGTATACCAACACCAAGAATTCCGTGGCTTGAGGTAAAAATTTTACCTGAGCTAAATAACAATGGGCATCTTATCACAGGCGATGGTCCGGCAAGAGGCGATATAGTCGTCTTTCGTTATCCAAAAGATGAAAAGACCCACTTTGTAAAACGCTGCTTTGCCACAAGCGAAGATGAGATAGTATTTACCGAAAAAGCCTTGTATTTGCGTCCAAAAGAGGGAGATGATTTTATAAAAGCAAACTGCCGTGAAAATTTAAATGGTAAAGAGAGTAAATTTGGCTACTCATGTAGCGATATAGCCGAACTTGATGGTAAGCTTTTCATAAAAGAGCCATATAGATTTAGCGGCATCCACTACGACGAAAATGTAAATTTATTTGAGCAGATGATTTTCATGCTAAATACAAACAAAGATAGTGTTTTTATGAAGCCAGTGCTAATTGGCTCACTACCGCAAAATCCAAATTTTAACCTTAATGCATTTTACGTCAAAGTACCAAAAGATGAATACTTCATGATAGGCGACAACCGCGATCACTCAAACGATAGCCGTTTTTGGGGAAGCGTGGCTTACAAGGACATAGTCGGACAGCCTTGGTTTATATATTTTAGCTGGGATAGCAACTACAATGTGCGCTGGGAGCGTATCGGACGCTTTGTGGATACGATAGAAAATGACGAATTTTTCACTAACAAAGCTCTAAAAGAAGGCGAAGTAGATGGGCTTCATTGA
- the folD gene encoding bifunctional methylenetetrahydrofolate dehydrogenase/methenyltetrahydrofolate cyclohydrolase FolD, whose product MKILDGKAVSLKVKESVKVRAEELKKFGVEPTLAVILVGEDKASQTYVRAKEKACNEYGIKSVAHRLSENTTQAELLALINVLNLDDSIHGILVQLPLPKHIDTNTVLATIDPAKDVDGFHAVNVGKLVSGLDGFVPCTPLGVMEILKEYDIEVAGLNAVVIGRSNIVGKPMANLLLNASATVTITHSKTKNLKEICKNADLIVAAIGKPFFLKADMVKDGAVVVDVGINRLDDGRLVGDVDFDEVAPKCSYITPVPGGVGPMTIAMLLNNTILAAQAKIASQKRA is encoded by the coding sequence ATGAAAATTTTAGACGGCAAAGCCGTATCTTTAAAGGTCAAAGAAAGCGTAAAAGTAAGAGCTGAAGAACTAAAAAAATTTGGCGTAGAACCAACCCTAGCTGTTATCTTAGTAGGCGAAGACAAAGCATCTCAAACATACGTTAGAGCCAAAGAAAAAGCTTGCAACGAATACGGCATAAAAAGCGTAGCTCACCGTCTAAGCGAAAATACAACCCAAGCAGAGCTTCTAGCGCTTATAAATGTGCTAAATTTAGACGATAGCATCCATGGAATTTTAGTACAGTTGCCACTTCCAAAACATATAGATACAAACACCGTTTTAGCAACGATCGATCCAGCAAAAGACGTAGATGGCTTTCACGCTGTAAATGTCGGCAAACTTGTTAGCGGCCTTGATGGCTTTGTGCCTTGCACACCGCTTGGCGTGATGGAAATTTTAAAAGAGTATGACATAGAAGTAGCTGGGCTAAACGCGGTTGTTATAGGTAGAAGTAATATCGTTGGCAAACCTATGGCAAATTTGCTTTTAAACGCTTCAGCAACAGTTACGATCACTCATAGCAAGACTAAAAATTTAAAAGAAATTTGCAAAAATGCCGACCTCATCGTCGCGGCCATTGGCAAGCCATTTTTCTTAAAGGCTGACATGGTAAAAGATGGCGCAGTAGTCGTTGATGTGGGTATAAACAGACTTGATGATGGCAGACTTGTAGGCGATGTGGACTTTGATGAAGTCGCACCAAAATGCTCATACATCACGCCTGTTCCTGGTGGCGTGGGTCCGATGACCATAGCCATGCTTTTAAATAATACAATCCTTGCAGCCCAAGCTAAGATAGCTAGCCAAAAAAGAGCCTAA
- a CDS encoding c-type cytochrome, giving the protein MRSVFLFLLFCVAIFGADFITKTEYAKMLYLNPRGIGCDKCHGTKGEGSLISKYKHFDKKANKTVDDELRAPKINDIEFESFKAALTKPKGVMPSYFLTDEETTILYEYITNKINTPSKAAKAQNLSKPVAADTTQKQPEQSAKAAPATKPAEPAKTTTAKPAESAKTATTQAPKSPVKPVTNQKDNQKTNLKTQNQKDKK; this is encoded by the coding sequence ATGCGGTCTGTTTTTTTGTTTTTGCTTTTTTGTGTGGCGATTTTTGGTGCTGATTTTATCACAAAGACCGAATACGCCAAGATGCTCTACCTAAATCCACGCGGCATAGGATGCGATAAATGTCACGGTACAAAGGGCGAGGGCAGTCTAATCTCTAAATACAAGCACTTTGACAAAAAAGCAAACAAAACGGTTGACGATGAGCTTAGAGCACCAAAGATAAATGATATAGAATTTGAAAGCTTTAAAGCCGCTCTAACTAAGCCAAAAGGCGTCATGCCAAGCTATTTTTTGACAGACGAGGAGACTACGATTCTTTATGAATATATTACGAATAAGATAAATACTCCTTCAAAAGCAGCAAAAGCGCAAAATTTAAGCAAGCCAGTTGCTGCTGATACGACGCAAAAACAGCCAGAGCAATCTGCCAAAGCCGCCCCTGCTACAAAACCAGCAGAACCAGCTAAAACTACCACAGCTAAGCCAGCTGAGTCAGCAAAAACCGCTACTACGCAAGCACCAAAGTCGCCAGTAAAACCAGTAACAAATCAAAAAGATAATCAAAAGACAAATTTAAAAACACAAAATCAAAAGGATAAAAAATGA
- the hemL gene encoding glutamate-1-semialdehyde 2,1-aminomutase: MTNKEAFSEAKKYIPGGVNSPVRAFGSVGGEPVMMDHAKGAYLYDVEGKKYLDFIQSWGPLIFGHCDKDIEEAIISAVKQGVSYGAPSPKETALAKLICDEFKQIDKIRFVSSGTEATMSAIRVARGYAKKDGLIKFEGCYHGHSDALLIKAGSGATTYGNASSSGVPQDVVKNTYLAVYNDIESVKAIFENNKDKIGVVIIEPIAGNMGLVPADKKFLEELRTLCDKFGAVLILDEVMSGFRASRLGSYSFHEVDADLITFGKVIGGGMNVAAFGGKAEIMDCLSPDGAVYQAGTLSGNPVAMSAGIAAISKINSDPNLYARLEKLALKLMAGFKEAAKSAGITIQTDVRGSMFGYFFTDHAVKNYDDALKSDTKLFAKFHQAMLKRGIYLAPSQFETGFVCDAMSEADIDLAVSAAKEAFLEIKA; encoded by the coding sequence ATGACAAATAAAGAGGCATTTAGCGAAGCCAAAAAATATATCCCAGGCGGCGTAAATTCGCCAGTACGTGCATTTGGAAGTGTTGGTGGTGAGCCTGTGATGATGGATCACGCAAAGGGAGCTTATCTATACGACGTCGAGGGTAAAAAATATCTTGACTTTATCCAAAGCTGGGGACCGCTCATATTTGGCCACTGCGACAAAGATATAGAAGAGGCGATCATCTCTGCTGTAAAACAAGGCGTATCTTACGGCGCGCCATCTCCAAAAGAGACAGCTCTTGCAAAGCTAATATGCGATGAGTTTAAACAAATAGATAAAATTCGCTTCGTTAGCTCTGGCACAGAGGCCACTATGAGCGCGATAAGAGTGGCTAGAGGATATGCTAAAAAAGATGGTCTAATAAAATTTGAAGGCTGCTACCACGGACACAGCGACGCACTTCTTATCAAAGCAGGAAGCGGTGCAACGACATACGGCAACGCTTCAAGCAGCGGCGTACCACAAGATGTTGTGAAAAACACCTATTTGGCAGTTTATAACGATATAGAAAGCGTAAAAGCCATTTTTGAAAATAATAAAGACAAAATTGGCGTCGTCATAATCGAGCCAATCGCAGGAAATATGGGGCTTGTGCCAGCTGATAAGAAATTTTTAGAGGAGCTTAGAACACTTTGCGATAAATTTGGCGCTGTGCTTATCCTTGATGAGGTTATGAGCGGTTTTAGAGCGTCACGCCTTGGCTCATATTCATTTCATGAGGTGGACGCTGATCTCATCACATTTGGCAAGGTTATAGGCGGAGGCATGAACGTCGCTGCATTTGGTGGCAAGGCCGAGATAATGGACTGCTTAAGTCCTGATGGCGCTGTCTATCAAGCAGGCACGCTAAGTGGCAACCCAGTAGCGATGAGTGCTGGTATAGCGGCGATTTCAAAGATAAATAGTGATCCAAATTTATACGCTAGACTCGAAAAGCTTGCCCTAAAACTAATGGCTGGCTTTAAAGAGGCTGCAAAGAGTGCTGGCATCACTATCCAAACTGATGTTCGTGGCTCTATGTTTGGCTACTTTTTTACAGACCATGCCGTGAAAAACTATGACGATGCACTAAAGAGCGATACAAAACTCTTTGCTAAATTCCACCAAGCTATGCTTAAGCGTGGAATTTATCTAGCGCCAAGTCAGTTTGAGACTGGATTTGTCTGCGATGCGATGAGTGAAGCGGATATCGATCTAGCGGTAAGCGCAGCTAAAGAGGCGTTTTTGGAGATAAAAGCCTAA
- a CDS encoding AtpZ/AtpI family protein yields MAKFKIKDIVAGAEQLSLGVSIVVAILLGTGLGYFVKKATNFTPALWIGFAIGIAAAILNVYKAYKAQIKSLDELKDESRYRGYIKDDDEDD; encoded by the coding sequence ATGGCAAAATTTAAGATAAAAGATATCGTAGCAGGTGCTGAGCAGCTAAGCCTTGGCGTTTCAATCGTAGTCGCGATTTTGCTTGGTACCGGACTTGGGTATTTTGTAAAAAAGGCTACAAATTTCACGCCAGCTCTTTGGATAGGCTTTGCTATTGGCATCGCAGCTGCTATTTTAAATGTCTATAAAGCTTACAAAGCACAGATAAAAAGCCTAGATGAGCTAAAGGATGAAAGCAGATACAGAGGCTACATAAAAGACGATGATGAGGACGATTAG